In one window of Porites lutea chromosome 8, jaPorLute2.1, whole genome shotgun sequence DNA:
- the LOC140946207 gene encoding large ribosomal subunit protein eL34-like yields MAQRLTYRRRLSYNTKSNRKRISKTPGGKLVYLYTKKPGKVPRCGDCKTKLQGLPAVRPKKLMHISKPQKTVSRAYGGSRCARCVRERIVRAFLIEEQKIVVRVLKAQQGKKSGSA; encoded by the exons ATGGCGCAGCGACTGACCTACAGACGTCGTCTCTCCTACAACACTAAATCCAACAGGAAAAGGAT TTCAAAGACACCTG GGGGAAAGTTGGTATACCTGTACACCAAAAAGCCAGGCAAGGTTCCAAGATGTGGTGACTGTAAAACTAAACTCCAGGGG TTACCAGCTGTCCGTCCTAAAAAGCTGATGCACATTTCAAAGCCCCAGAAGACTGTTAGCAGAGCTTATGGTGGTTCACGATGTGCTCGCTGTGTTAGAGAAAG GATAGTCAGGGCATTCCTGATTGAAGAACAGAAGATCGTTGTGCGTGTTCTTAAAGCGCAACAGGGGAAGAAATCAGGCTCTGCTTAA
- the LOC140946355 gene encoding uncharacterized protein, whose protein sequence is MNPSEAKVFSSGIASMLSSKRRSDISYSRLNQMDDSTGFVEFSNVHFQKDDTSLCAKLCFGLLALMLLTSTVGISILLLNLKHFAVDVHLKKGKVHVYRFEQECTIIGNGNAIRSMSIDLTMHVINITETDCWFGIVLSFPKETRNSPSTKDYVFLTRVTSSEIDDFQDGTQRRFEVFGAGKTDEELSFYVHNILHQLLPAVKVKLYEYVLSKVSSSSRHTVMEKQGLLPGLVHVKRTLITNGDFLTVMAKAGPGDFQSFADEETESPAASWTLSYDETVVVNKKTGMVKRSEMSLSGELPIGADFTASRRKSPNTNSLAVTFKSTATMLDDSQAKPKPWQTVVKDENELIHPLFFPAGEKPSLMYFAPAKSKFNDPVAHDDVMELLKLSKNPARRSTKLPPMIKILRHRISKSWNVFRSDADGDMRKDDLTNYENEDVGDDKDNSDDDDDNYNDDDYDNADDNGNQPSWPIPNFAPFGFGYEFKRRRSVETQRSLKRTRSKANEQSRLRRKESELDTIWDELASSSPRANHELPRVIQTSIMTLDFRSEIDYEVNVDTDYDDDDDIEEHDNNSNDGDWDVRTAYRIVIGQYSITPLRKTHTLDKLRGKLPHKGKRRIIRWRLNAGDFVTCIPLFFIRRLCAATRLKFDVTITYGLPRLSLSYPVQLTIHIKQTVTTNATFSAHASTWFLESGVYTTGTVAMATLPVRLSFKEEANPEWCVTGNLEQKMVRINSAPLSPWNCSLGHKQWERTCTGLSKYFNISPASFDSQHSLNEGTIFDNWHYPVSCSHRNGY, encoded by the exons ATGAATCCATCGGAGGCAAAAGTTTTCAGCTCTGGCATTGCGAGCATGTTGTCCTCAAAAAGGCGAAGCGATATTTCATACAGTAGACTTAACCAAATGGATGATTCTACCGGTTTTGTGGAGTTCTCCAACGTTCATTTTCAGAAAGACGACACCTCATTGTGTGCTAAGCTCTGCTTTGGTTTGTTAGCATTGATGTTACTGACATCAACTGTGGGTATATCGATCCTTCTACTGAACTTGAAACATTTTGCGGTCGATGTCCACTTGAAGAAGGGAAAGGTACACGTGTATAGATTTGAACAAGAATGTACGATCATTGGCAACGGGAACGCCATCAGAAGCATGTCTATTGATCTGACCATGCATGTGATTAACATCACTGAGACCGACTGTTGGTTTGGAATAGTTTTAAGTTTTCCTAAAGAAACGCGTAATTCTCCGTCTACCAAGGATTACGTGTTTTTGACGCGAGTTACAAGCTCGGAAATTGACGATTTTCAGGACGGGACGCAAAGGCGTTTCGAGGTTTTCGGTGCCGGAAAAACTGACGAAGAACTTTCATTTTACGTTCATAACATTTTGCACCAGCTTCTCCCGGCTGTTAAAGTCAAACTCTACGAATATGTCCTGAGCAAGGTGTCAAGTTCTTCCAGACATACTGTCATGGAAAAACAAGGACTCTTACCCGGTCTTGTTCATGTGAAGCGCACTCTGATCACCAATGGTGATTTTTTGACTGTCATGGCTAAAGCCGGTCCAGGTGACTTTCAAAGCTTTGCCGATGAAGAAACCGAATCTCCAGCAGCCTCGTGGACGTTATCTTACGATGAAACTGTTGTTGTTAACAAAAAAACTGGAATGGTCAAGAGAAGTGAGATGTCACTCTCGGGTGAATTACCGATTGGCGCGGACTTCACGGCATCGCGACGCAAATCTCCTAATACTAACAGCTTAGCTGTAACATTTAAAAGTACTGCTACAATGCTTGACGATTCTCAAGCAAAACCTAAGCCTTGGCAGACTGTGGTAAAAGATGAAAACGAACTCATTCACCCGCTGTTTTTTCCTGCCGGTGAAAAGCCTTCATTGATGTATTTTGCGCCAGCTAAGAGCAAATTCAATGATCCAGTTGCTCACGATGATGTGATGGAGCTATTGAAACTTAGCAAAAACCCGGCTAGAAGATCTACGAAACTGCCTCCCATGATCAAGATTTTGCGTCATAGAATTTCAAAGTCATGGAATGTCTTTCGATCAGACGCAGATGGGGACATGAGGAAAGACGATTTGACAAATTATGAAAATGAGGATGTAGGAGATGATAAAgataatagtgatgatgatgatgataattataacGATGACGATTATGATAATGCTGACGATAATGGCAATCAACCCTCTTGGCCTATACCCAACTTTGCTCCGTTTGGGTTTGGCTACGAATTTAAAAGAAGGAGGTCTGTAGAAACTCAGAGATCACTGAAGAGGACTAGGTCTAAAGCTAACGAACAATCACGACTACGGAGGAAAGAATCTGAACTAGACACCATTTGGGATGAACTCGCATCCTCTTCGCCGCGAGCTAATCATGAACTTCCTCGGGTCATCCAAACGTCAATCATGACTTTAGACTTTAGATCGGAGATTGACTACGAGGTTAATGTGGATACAGactatgatgatgacgatgatattGAAGAACACGACAATAATAGTAACGATGGAGACTGGGATGTAAGGACTGCTTATCGGATCGTGATTGGACAATACAGTATAACACCGTTGAGGAAAACGCATACGCTGGATAAGCTACGAGGAAAGCTGCCACACAAAGGAAAGCGAAGGATCATTCGCTGGAGACTAAACGCGGGAGACTTT GTAACATGCATTCCTCTGTTCTTTATTCGACGACTCTGCGCTGCAACTCGCTTAAAATTCGACGTGACCATTACTTACGGTCTGCCCCGTCTGTCCCTGTCATATCCTGTGCAGTTGACGATCCACATCAAACAAACAGTCACTACTAACGCCACATTTTCTGCGCATGCGTCCACGTGGTTCCTTGAGAGTGGTGTTTACACGACAG ggaccgttgctatggctacccTGCCTGTCAGGTTATCGTTCAAAGAAGAAGCAAACCCTGAATGGTGCGTGACAGGTAATCTTGAACAGAAAATGGTGCGAATAAATAGCGCACCTTTATCGCCTTGGAACTGTTCTCTGGGTCATAAACAGTGGGAAAGAACGTGCACCGGGCTATCGAAGTATTTTAACATCTCTCCGGCGAGTTTTGACTCGCAACACAGCTTAAATGAAGGCACCATATTTGATAACTGGCATTACCCAGTTAGCTGTTCACATAGAAATGGCTATTGA